The genomic window agccgttttggatgagccgtgccaaaggggctGTAGTGTGGCAACATCAAAGAACTATTGTTTAGAAAATGGAAATAAACAAACCTTATATGGGGAATCATCCAAACTATATAGAGCAGAATAAATGCCGCACGAATTCAACTCCCTGCTTGGATTTATGCAATTTTTAAAGTAGAAATTAAGACCCTAAGCTCATTACTCATTAGAAGGGATTGCGACCGGAGGCATCATAATCAGATGGATTCGTCACCTTCAAGGAGCGCATCCAAAACGTTCGCCTGCTGTACCGACGGGTGTTGTCGTCGCAGCTGCCGAGGCCTGCCGACGATGTCTAGGGTTTGCGTGTCGTGGCCTGCCGCCGAGCGTCTCGCAGCCTGGCGCGTGAGGTGGGATAGCAGCTGCGCCTCGCCGGCGGAGGCGGGATGTCGGTGACAAGGAAGTCGCCGTCCTCGTCGTGGTCTCAGATCTCAAGCGGCAGGAACTCATCGTCCTCCTCTCCTCCGGCCTTAAGCGAGAGGAAGGAGAAGACGACGTTGTGGACGTCGAACACCCAGGTGGCCGCGTCCTCATCGCCAGCGGCCGGTGCCGCCGTGAATGCGTCGTGCACCTCGCGCCGGCCGCGGTGGAGCACGAGCGGATCTGGGTGGTGGAGACGCCCGACGCAGTGTGGCCCAACCCGTGCCGCCGTCAATGCGGTTGCCATGTCCGACGGCGCGGATACATCGGTGACGTGGATCTGGAAGGGAGAGAGATAGAGGAGGGCGATCAACGGGGAGAAGggaaagaaatttttttttttattattttcggagACGTGCGGGGTAACACCGTGAGAGGAAGCGTttttaaggatggcaacggatcgggttCGGACCGGGTGAGTCTTCGTGCACCCAAAATCGAAACCCGAAATTAAAACCCGAACCCGCCtcgaaaaccgattcgggtggaaatccatcaccaaaaccaaacccgcggatccccgaaacccgcggatatatatacacatattcacatgtataaacaagaggcaacaaataataaatattttcatgagtcaactttaaataaatttaataatctaagtaaacaaattattattagtatattataaaacttgagttttaattccaaataatttatttcggatatccattggatatccacgggtggaaaaccgaacccgattggtttcggggccccgaacccgaaaaccgtgggtgaaaaactATCCCAAAACCCGAACCCGCAAAACCCGAAACCCGCAGATATCCGCAccaaacccgatccgttgccatccttaagcGTTTTCCTTCCGGAGAAAATTCAATCGGCGACAGGGTTCGATCCTGGCCGCCTAGCGCGTGCGGGGGCGGAGGGCGCGCGGGGTGTGGCGGCGTTTGAAGCTTTGGTGCTGGAGACGGAGGGCGCGGGTGAGAAGCCTCACACGTCCAATGGTGGCCATTGGATTTTGTTTACGTGGTTTATTAGCTCCTaattttaatagagataaattttTGTGTGTATTTTTCTAGGTACATAATGGTTAGAGGTTCTTAGCGGGAGACGTTTTTTTGAAAGACGTAGTATAATTTCAATTGGTCCATTGTAGCAGAGAAGATACAGATTGTATTTCTTTTCAGACCATGCATTCCAATTCCCGATTGCTTCAGTGCAGTATAGTTGATACTTAACCGTGTGTTTGGTTTAGGGACCAAGTGGAATGGGTTGGGTCCAACCTAGTTTTCTAGGTTGGGATGAACCCATCTCGTGTTTGGTTAAGGGGTTGGAATGAATCCAGTTCTGTGTTTGGTTGCAAGGTTCAATAGGGATGAAATGGACGCCATTTTGATACCGTTAACAGTACCATTAGTGGGACCCGCCTGTCATCCTCCTTATTTTCTTTTTcccctcatcttcttcctctgctcGCCCGTCACCTCCCAGCCCGACATCGTCATGGCCGTCACCTCCCAGCCCCGCCCTCACCCCCTCGGTCGCCGCCTCCCCGCCCCGACCCTTCCCCGCGCAGGCCTCGGCGGCCATGGAGGCCCCGTCTCCCCGCGCAACCCCGCCCCGCCCCTGCGGCCATAGAGGCCCCGCGCCCAGTAGCCATGGAGACCCCTCCTCTCCACAcagccccgccccgccccggTGGCCTGGCGGCCCTGCCTCCCTGCGCAGGCCCCGCCGACACCCGCctcagcggccatggcggccctgcCTCGTCTAGCGCCAGCGCCCCAAGCTCGCGCGAGCTCGCCCGCGCAAGCGACAGCACCGGCTTCCAGAGCCCGACGTCGCTGCTCGCCCACATCCGGAGAAACGGAACCACCGGCGCTCGCGGCGAAGGGAGGGAGAAGGAGACGGCGAACGACGCCGTTCATCTGGGTCGAGATGGTCCGCCCAATTTGAATGGACCAAGGGAACCCGCATCTGAGGGAATATTCGGTCCCTGGTCCAACCCAATCCCACCTAGCTCCTCAACCAAACAGCGCACCATCTGGGTCGAACCCGGGATATCCCACTTCATCCCGCAATCCAAACAGATAATAAAAGTAGTACTAATTAAGCTAGTATTCTTTACCCTAACATAAGGTTGCTCTAAGCCAGCATATTTTTGAACAAGACAAGTAAACTTGCATATACTAGGATTACCAAAGTTGTAACGAAGTCAACCTTGTTTTGTTTTCGTTATCGCTGATTTCACAGTAGACCAAAAGAAATAAACACCCAGACTCCCGTAGGTTGAGGCGTAAAACTGTAGCAGGTGCAGAGTTGTTTTCAGCACCGGTGAACCCTACACAATCTACTAACGTGGAGACCAACCACCTGAATTTCACAGGATATACTGCAACCAAGAGTAGCAGTACCTCGCCTCACGACAGCGACCGCCGTGATCCTGGGGCACAGTCTCGCGGATAGATCAGCGGCAAGCAGGGTCCGTCAGTCTCTTCGCTCTGACCGATCCCTTGCCGATCTGGTGGCCAGTGGCGGAGCCAGCTCAAAACTAACCTGATGCACTCTCTATCAAATATCAAGAAATCTATATAATTACAAAGAAAATACATGGAAAAGATGAGATAGACATCAGTAAATTTTGGTTTTACCGTGGTGCACGTGCACCCGGAAAAGCCAACGTGGCATCACCCCTGCTGGTGGCAGCGCATGGCTTATTATAACAATAATAtagatactccctctgttcctaaGTCTCCGTCGCCTGAGCGTTTTTCGTTTTTCTACTGGTCTCCGTCGTATTAGCTTCTTTCCCGGTTTTCTCGGTAGCGCAGGCTTCTTTCCCGGTCTCCGTCGCCTCGTTTCATCTGCGCAGTCTTTACTACGCCGCCAGCTCTGTTAGCTTTTATACGTATCCGACGTTTCCTCCGTTTGCCCATGTACTGCCTCTTCCGTGACCGCGACACCGCGCCATCGAGTGCCCAAGCCATCGTCGATCCTCAGCGCCATCGTGGTGTGAACTGGGCGCCGGATTCATGCGTCGAAGAAGAAGATGGTCAGCAGGAGATTGCCCCTGCCGAAGAAGATGATGCTGACGTCTTTCATGCTCTAATGCAACTTGCATCAACTGAGGTAACCAAGTTTCAATCTGACAAGGAAAGAGAAGATTGCACTAGCTTGCTGCTCCCTGTCTACCTTCCTCTTTTGTATGGACAACATGAACATGTACACGATGCCTCTGTTACTTTGTTTTGGATTGGACGTGGCCTTGTTCACGGGTATGCTTTGGTTTAGTTTTATCGATGATTTTTGTTTTGATGTTGGATGTCATCTGGACAGTGTAAACAAGTTTATCACGAGTTGTGGATGAAATCTGGAATTTTTAATTTTGCTTGCAGTTTGAATTCAGGCTAATAGATCATTGCAACTCCTTACTGAACCTCATCTGACAAACAAACACTTATAAGTACCCACGCATGCTAATTGTATCTAGACTAAAACAATTCTAAGTACTGACGAATTGCATGGCTTGATTATGAAGCTGCAAAGGGCACTTCAGAGTAATGGGAAGACGTCCTTGCAGCTCCAGGGTCTTCTTCTTCATGTGAGGGATGTTGTAGTGCTGCCCGCCATTATGCTTCATGATCTCCATCATGCAACCCTGCTGGGTTAGGAAAATTCGGTTCGATCTATCCATCGGATAGTTCTGATATGCCTCATCAACCGTCTTGACAATACCGTTAATGTTGTTTGGTGTACCTTTCTCAAACAAAGCTTGGATTGCTGCAAAAAATCCAAGATCCAAGACATTCAGATCAGGTGAGTTAGGAGGTTGGCATGTTAGCCTAATGTCCCAACCATCAGCTTGGGCGGCATGCACAAACGCTGGATCATCTACGGCAATGTGAGTCCTTGCATTGTCTTGTTGTATGAAGATTGGCATCCCTCTTTCTCCGGCTGGccactttgccttcaatgctagTAGAACTTTGTTCACCATAAAGTCTCGGCTCACATCCTTTGTTACCGACGTCATGGGCTTTGTTACACGGTCACCTGCAAATGCAAAGAAACTTATGTTAGGCACCAAGACAAAGTTATGTAAAGCATACGAAAAATTGAAGAATGTCTTACCTCTCTCCCTATTTGGACTCTTTCTTTTTGCTGGTTCTACCTTGACAAAAGGGAAAATCCCTATTTTACCATCAAATGTGCAATTTCCATTTGCATCATATCTAGGCCTTGTAACCACAGCTAGAAACATTACCTTTTCTATGAAATTCTTACTTTTAACAAAACGTTGTGGTCTTTCCTCATCATTGGCCAGATAATATTTTTGGTTCTTACGTGTCCTATAGAACCATTTTTCGTCAATGTACACAACATTGTACAATGGTTTGAAAGATAAACCATTCATCATGGACAAACAATATTTTACCCGAGCTTTTTTGTTCTCATCGGTCAAACTAAACTTAAGGTCATTAGTGTGCCGACGAAAGTAGCCTTCTTTGAAACGCTTATAAAGAGTGCTTTTCTTCACTCCTAAAGCATTAGCGAGGTCTTGAAAGGTAGAGCGTTGTTTTAGAGGAATGTTTTTTATGGCCTCCAAATCAATTTCTACTCGCTTCCTACCACAGTTCTTGGAATACTTGTTCACAATTCCTTGTATTCCACCATCTTGACCATTTTTCCAAATGGACTGTACAACTCTTAAAGGGACATCAAATTTTTCAGAAACTGATTTCGAAACTCCACGACGAAGAATAGGTGGATCAGTTTTTGACAACAAGTCAAGGTAAATGGCGATCTTTAGATCATCAGGATAGAACTTCCTTTTCTTGTCGTTAGAACCTGCAAACATAATGCTTAAAAAATTGAATCACACATAACTGAAACCTGAAGCTAACCGGGCTACATTGAATCACAGATAACTGAAAATGGTTTGTACACTGTAGCTGTCCGACAACACACTAACCTGAAACTAGATTCTACGGGACTGTTCTATGAAGCAACATCTAAACTGAAATGAACTGGACACTCAAACACTGAAAGGAAAAGAATCATAAACTAACCATCTGATGCTGCTGCATCTCCTTGCACTGAAGGAACCTGAACACCATCTGTTGCTGCGTCTGAAGAAACATGAACTCCATAGGCTGCACCATCACCTTGCACTCCATCTGCTCCATCTTCGTCATCTATGGCATGAAACAAAAAAGGAAGAATGAAACCATAACCAGAAGGAGGACATGGTAAAACAGAAAAATGAGCGAAGGAGCACCTTCTATTCCATTGTCCCACACCATGTCATAATCGAGTTCATGAGCAGGGCCATCAAACTCCGCAATGTCATCCCAATCTATGGGATAGATTTGGCCTGAGTCGGGTGGCTGTAGGTTCAAATCGATCCCTAATCCAGGCATTGCTTTGGTACTGCAGCATGAATGAGGCAGAGAAACAGAGAAGCGAGGGGGAGAGTTCGCTGGAATTACCTGGGCATAGCGATCCTCCATGGTGATTTATATAGGCCATGGAAAAATCGAACTAGAGTGGCGGGCAATGAAAATTTGATGCTTTGGCGGCTAAATTTTGTTCTAATGGAAGATCTAACGAAAAAGCACGGCCGTGCAGGGGTACATACGTGAGCGCGCGAAATTACGTGAGCGCTGCCGCGCAGGGTTACATACATGAGCGCGCGGAGTACGTGAGCGAGTTAACGGCGTTTTCAGCGGCATCAGCGCGTGATTAATTGGGCAAACGAACGGACGCTGGGACATTAAGAAGACTGCGGCGATTAAAAGCAAATCGGCGCTCCTTTGCTGCTACTTGGTCACTGTGACGATGGCTAATACGCTGGAGActtaggaacggagggagtaatgacTAATAGTTATAATAGTTTAGATAATAATATACCATCTAATAATAACAAATAGCAccaaaaagaaaacaaagagaCAAATCCATGACCCCATGAACTCACACGAGAAAGAAATCAGCACCAAAACTTCTTTGTAAATGGAAATTGGCACAAGTGCACAAGACGTGTCCTTTACCATTATGCCAGCGAAGAAGCTGGCCTTAGCTTTGTTTAAATAATATAAGTATACAGTTCCATTTCCGTGCAATAAGGAGGTGTCCTAAATCTTAGAAACCATGTCATGACTGTTCTAAAAATATGACCTACTATTAGAGTTGTCCTCCAACTCTTGTCCCAATGTATAAGCAAATGTAACCTACTAACCACTTACCGTCCCTCCAACATTGAGAAACTAACATCATTCTTGGAGCTATTTGTATTTTCTCCTGTTCCTTGGGCTTCTAAATACCATTGGGAGAAGTACATGGGCTGCTTTGGGACTAAATGTAACGTGGTTTCGTTCTCCAACATGAATACAACCGATGACATAAGTGGCCTACTATTTGGATTGTCTTGCACACACAAGAGTCCTATGTGGATACATCGCAAAGCTTCAACTGGTGAACAAGTCCCAACAATTGATGAGTCCACGAGATCAATTGCCTTGCCATCTTTCCATAAGCTCCATGCCTGAACCAATTCAACCAAGTTCATAGGATATCAGCATGTTTTTTTTTAATAGAAGATGTCAACACGTTTTTATCGAACTGTGGAAATTCCAAGAATAGCACAATACTCACATAAGCTAATAAGCTAGGGAAGCCGGTGAACTGAGTCGAAGTGATCTTTAAACCACTTATAATCTCCAAGAGTATGACACCAAAGCTATATGTATCTGACTTGACTGAAAAGACGCCATCCATTGCATATTCAGGAGACATGTAACCACTACATAAAAAGTTAGCACTAAGTATAAACAAATTAAAAAATggaaaaaacacaaaaaaatcATATCAAGAATATGATGCATGGATTACTCACTATGTCCCAACAACTCGATTAGTATTTGCTTCTTGTTGGTTTCCGCCAAAGATTCTTGCCATACCAAAATCCGATATCTTTGGGCTCATATCTACGTCCAACAGGATGTTGCTTGTTTTGATATCTCTGTGAATTATAGTCAACCTTGAATCCTGTTGGAGATAAAGAAGTCCTCTAGATATTCCTTTGATTATCTTGAATCTTGTTGGCCAATCAAGGGCTCTTTTACTTGCAGGATCTATATGTACAGTAGTAGTACTATATAAGTAAGCAGACAAATTTTACATGGTAACTATAGCAAACATTTATTTATTTCTCGAAAATATGAGATTAACTACCAAAAATGAAGCAATCCAAGCTTTTGTTTGGTAAATACTCGTAAATTAGCAGCCTCTCGTCTCCATGAATGCAGCAACCAAGAAGTCTGACAAGGTTTCTGTGTTGCAGTTTGGCAATTAGAACAACTTCATTTCTGAATTCTTCTGCCCCTTGTCTAGAACCCTTACCAAGTCTTTTGATTGCAACTTCTCTGTTATTGGGCAGCATACCCTGCATGATTTCATCATTCAGGAAATGTCGAAAGTTTCGTACGACACTTGTGTAGGAATTTCATTGTAGTTACCTTATAAACCTTCCCGAAGCCTCCTCGTCCAAGCATGTTACCCTCAGAAAAGTTGTTTGTTGCACCGACAATATCTCTAAAGCTAAAAAATGGAAGCTCGAGATCATCTTCATCCACAAGTTCATTTGACGTGCTCTCCCTACCTGGCGTTACTTTCTTCCCGCTACCATTGTTTTGACGTGGGCCTTGCAATAAAGTCGTATTAGCGTAGTCTGTTAACATATGCACTCTAAATCTCTAATAAAAAAAAGTTGACTAGGAGAGAGAGAGACCTCCACTGCACTAGCCAATTATTCTCAGGGAGATTCTCTAATATATGCACTCTGGATTATCCTGAGTAGTAAAGTGTCTGTACCTCTAATCTTGCATATCCAAACAAAGTACATGCCGGCAGCCGTGGCTGCTAGCAGAGATGCTGTGACTGGAAGCACGATCTTTGCCACACCCCTCCTCTTCCTTAGAGCTGCAGAAATTTGTTGAAGAACAGATGATGAAACAGGTTTACTGCTGATAGGAAGTGGCGGAGCCAGAAACTTTTAGAATGTTGGACGATTCTTCTTATATGCAAGAATATATTTACCTAGAAAAATATAGGATTTCTCTTTAATACAAACGAAATTGGTGCTTACCTTTATCTAATTCGGACTTGGCCAACCTCAGGTAGAGACTATCCTGCCCCTTCTCTACGTACCGGATGTCAACAATGTAGTCCGTCCACATGACGCAGCCACTGCCATCACCCCCTCCTCGGATGTCGGCGGCGGCGTAGGCCACGCACGAGCAGTTGGCGAGGCACCTCACCCTGCACTGCTCAACCGTCGCGCCCATGTCCACCGTCGCGTTGTCCGTGTCAGGGAGCTTCACTGCACGCACCACCATAAACCCGTCCGTC from Miscanthus floridulus cultivar M001 chromosome 11, ASM1932011v1, whole genome shotgun sequence includes these protein-coding regions:
- the LOC136492400 gene encoding uncharacterized protein, with translation MEDRYAQMTKMEQMECKVMVQPMEFMFLQTQQQMVFRFLQCKEMQQHQMPGSNDKKRKFYPDDLKIAIYLDLLSKTDPPILRRGVSKSVSEKFDVPLRVVQSIWKNGQDGGIQGIVNKYSKNCGRKRVEIDLEAIKNIPLKQRSTFQDLANALGVKKSTLYKRFKEGYFRRHTNDLKFSLTDENKKARVKYCLSMMNGLSFKPLYNVVYIDEKWFYRTRKNQKYYLANDEERPQRFVKSKNFIEKVMFLAVVTRPRYDANGNCTFDGKIGIFPFVKVEPAKRKSPNRERGDRVTKPMTSVTKDVSRDFMVNKVLLALKAKWPAGERGMPIFIQQDNARTHIAVDDPAFVHAAQADGWDIRLTCQPPNSPDLNVLDLGFFAAIQALFEKGTPNNINGIVKTVDEAYQNYPMDRSNRIFLTQQGCMMEIMKHNGGQHYNIPHMKKKTLELQGRLPITLKCPLQLHNQAMQFVST